ATCACGGAGGAGTTGCCTGCCCTCACGGTGACCACGATAGTGGGCATGACCGTAGTGATGCTCATCGCAATCCTCGCTGTGTTCCTCTTGGGAGTTCTCATTGATTGTAGACAGCAGTAAGTACAGGATTTTTTTCGTACAGAGTAACTCGTCTAAATTCgtctttgaatatttttttgagtaAATATCCATGTCCTTTAGTTTTCCACGATTAATGGATTACCggtaatttaaaacaaagccTAAAAAGAACAATAAGATAAAATAGACACATTATGTTAATGAACCAGATATCAATGTGTCAGGTTTAGCCCAGCTGCTgtttttcagtattattttcGATACCGGGTTTCCGATAccattcaattatttattattcatccCTCTCACGCCAGTCATCGTGAGACAACTGTATAGTGTTTATAATACGACTACCACCTTAAACTTCCCATCTGCTCGACTGATAAGTACGTATCTCATACCCGCAATGTTGACAAGATTGgttgtattataaaaatgtcgCGATTATTTTTATTCCTATATACCTTCGTAAACATATTAATTTCTTGGTGTGTGATTGATATAGTTACGTCACAAGTTGTCTGTTGGATTGATATGTAATGTCTTAAACTTGGTTTCGTACTCGTTACAATACCATCGCTGATAACAACTAAAATTTGCACTGCGGCCAATTGCATGCCTGACGATTAGTTACCAAGAATCCATCCGATATGTGGAAATACTTAACGATTATTCTATATCACAAGAACAATTAAATGCATATAATCCttgcaataataaattgtagtagtcttaaatgtttatttattgttatttattcgaACAAAAAGTACAAATATCGGATTAATGGTAgattatgaattatattaatctcTTTAATTCTGCATGTTGTTGAATGTTGTACTTTCTCAGAATAGATATCGCCAGAAATTGTATCCGGCTTAATATAATCAGGGGGATACATTGAAATCCCTTTTTAACGGCTAGGACCGACAGACGACCGTTTCCTTGGTCGGTGCTTGCGTCACTCAAAAGCATTCCGGACGGTCGAGGCCGACCTGGATAATGCACTCCCGACCAAGGCCGTTGATATCAGCTAAATATTGGTCGACCAACCGATTTCTGCTTTGTCGATTTTTACATCAACCTGACTAAGGACACGTGTAGAAAACCTTGAAGTTGATAAAAATTAAGATTGAATGTATATTTCAGGAGACTACTAGAGAAGAAAATGGGGGAAGCAAAGCGGATGAAGGCCAGTAGACGAGTGAACACAACTGTTGAGGAGGACGACGCGAGCATAGCCAACAACATGGAGGAGTCGGGCATGAGCGAGCCACCGGCAGAGGTCCTGCGGCATATACCTTGACACTGCCACGTACAGAACACCTACATATACCTTATCAACTACTTCTTTATTGTTATTGCATTGTTAGttgtataaattaatgataCCATCTAAACCTTGTTTGAACTACGAATGTAAATTCAGTAAATAATTTCcaatacttagtttttttttattggtacttTTCAGTCTATAAAACTAGATcacttctattttattttaagtacattGTTTACTTTCATTGTAATATAATTCGTAAGATGTGTTTATTGTTGGTATATGTTCAATGGGCCAAAGTATGTAACCTTCATGTACATAGTAATTTATAAGTAGGCGAATCAATTGAATCTTATTGTTCTTTGGGACTTGATCCCAGCTCGTAGgcaaatagataattattatatttttaaagaattttacacatttattatattgtgatataattattaaattattatataaaaacatttcaatgtattatttactagcaAAGAAGTcgaataagtacctaaatagatattatttgactattaattgttaaatagtttaaggtttttttactgtgttagtttaataaaattgagtaagagtaggtataataaattgaaGTTTTAATTAGAAACTCTCAGAGCTTTCTGAATTTGAATCTATATTTAAATACGTAAGTATTCCCAGCTCTAGTTGGATAAccgttacttaaaaataatgaggtatttattgttttttttttttttaaatctacgtGAAAGGATAAGACTTTGAGGGGAGTGCCTCAATAGTCAACGCAGAAATGATCTTGGTTATTCAGCCAcccaaattgaattgttttattaaaaacaacacaaCTACCTGCCTTTTGAAAAACATTCGGTACTTTGACAAATGACAATCataattaaatcatattttttaatgattgtTGATAACAGTAGCCGCGATAATATCTGGATAAAAATCTTTAGAATTTGGATTGATATCGGCGCGTTTCATCTATTTGGTATATGTATTGCATCCAGACATTTTGTAACCAgtcaatttgtttttgtttaataatgctCTATATCTAAACCATTCGTAGATGTCGACATAATTATATGGACTACGGTCTACCAGTTACCAGAATATAATGACAAAATCAAaacatataagttttttttgtttcttttttatttcgtaaaaagttactccacattaggattttctcttgcgtcgtggatgcgtttacttacatacaagttcacatacacatgacacccagaccagtaACAACAGTTTgtcgatcacacaaaaagttgctccgtgccggaatcgaacccgatattCGTTTCAGTCcatcattttgaaaaaaatcttacaccaaaatgcttttattgatttattttacttaacagCCAGTTACCTGTTATAATGCTGCGCAAAATGCCATTTCTCATGTTAAAGGAACCTATAATTTCATTAggtagtatttttttcaattcgatcgtgaatataaaataatttgccGCCTACAGGTATCGAATACAGAATCGATTTGTGCAAAGTCTAGGATTGATTCGACTTGCAAATAACATTACACCTTTTATCAGGAAAAATCGAAGCCTTCCGAtgagaaatgattttttttgaggcggaaaaatcatcgaatgactgtTTCCGCTCCTCCCTGAATAAAGCGAGAGAAGTATCAGACTTCTGCTCCGAGCCGCAGACTCGGGACGCACTCTGTGTTAATTGCCAAAATCAATAACATaggtagttattattatatgtatagatatagaaacCAAGCCTTTATTCATCAATATTTTCATAACTAAGGTAAGGTTAGGGTTTGGTCCGAAAGATCTTAGGTCTGTAAGCATCCTTACCaagatgtgaaaataaaatcaataagcTTTAATGAGAACCTACCTACATTGCATGCTACTCCAAATACTAGTACTACCACGAGTATAAGTACAAGTACGTGTACAAGTCTTAAGTTTTCGGAGAGTTTAGTATTCCTCCCCTCAAGTTCACACAACCctgtaaaacaataacaaaaatgatCGAATTGCGTTATGCCGGTCACATACCTACTATAATATGTGAGTGTGTGTTTAAAAAGTGATAGAAATTGCACGACATCATGCAATTTCTGTAACAAATGCTTCAAATTACCTACGTAATAAATAACGTGTATAGTACAAAGAATGCAGTTTTTCTTATTGAATGGTTTTTCAGTGGCACGAACGCATAATGTGAGACCGGCTCCGTGGACCCCAGGTGACATCGCCACATTCCATGCATAACATTGCAGCTCTAATCAATTAAGTACGATAAGTATACCAATCATTATTGGTGCCTGATAAGGATAGACTTTACAGTACCATTGGTGAGAATCACTTTGTCAGTTCTGCGCGGATTGTTTACCTGAACAAACGTAAACACGGAGCACTAGGAAATAGTAATTGGAAAAAAACCGATACTATTATGTCAATCGAAATGTGCGCGAAagtgattttttaatattccaaACAGTCGTGTAAATATTGCCTGAGTTTATTAAGTGGATATTACCAATGGGGAACTGTAAATCAAAAAAGGAGAAAACAAAGGAACCATCTTCGTTTTTTGAATATGAAAAACGCCGGATAGATAATAAAAGAGTCAACAAGGTAGATATTTCGGACAGAAGAGATGGCGAGCACAAGCAGCCGCTGCCGCCACACTTGCAGGCGGCGCCGCCGGCCGCGGCTGGCCCGGCTCCGGCACCGGCGCTCCATCTGCGCTCTTATGATGAAGAGGCTCTGGACCGAATGCGCGAGGAGCTGCGTACTAAAAGCGACGTGTTTCTTTTGAACAACATCCTTCTTTCAATACAGTTTTTTGAAAACTATGAAAGGTAAGTTGAATATCCTCTATCCACAATAGGTATACCAAATTAATTGACAGTTTCTTGTCTTCAATTTTAATCACATTCACAGAACTCAATCAAAATCAGTCATGAGCGATAAGAAATATTAATGTGTCCTTATACTTACCATATctatatacattataattatccaagaagttgttataaattataatacgaTAATTACTAATCGGCATTGCACAGATTGAAATTTCGcgataaataatttttttcatgctttttttaattaagtggaATACGAAATCTTAGATACAATCTTTGCATTAATTGTAGATTCAAATTAGTTACCAAAGAGACAAGTTCGTCGTATACGATTAATCATACTTACATGGATAATTATTGTgtagtttcaaaaataaattattttgacttttcagtAACTACAGTATCgcaaaattgttataatttattattaatttgacgatataattattttctgaatttttctagcaaatttttaagaaataaatatgctatttgatgtaaaaaaatgtgacgtcataagagcgatctcctacaaaattcatagaaagaTTCGTTTCGAAGGTCAAGGATCGTTTtagacatttcgataaaagtattaaatttgactagttggaaaatACCGTATTTACATCGTTTcgctaataaaaaaatgaatgaaatattgttcatatttcgaaataattaaaatatacatattttataataaaaatattttatgtaattatcagATTGTACTATTTGAAGTGAATTAAAACAAGGAGTTAattgccacgtaggtcaccggttaCTTACTTTAGcagaagatttgccttcaatagttttctgatggcagttgaagcttaagaaaaataatatttttggataGTGAGATGTAGTATGAAAGTATTATTACAAGATATTGTATGCCTACTTAACGTAACGTGTCGAACATACACCAGTATAGATGTATAATACACAAGATTGATTGTTTgacataagtacataatatataatccGTTTTGTGGGTCACTGTGTGCGTCCTTCTGTTTCATTTACGAATAAGTTAAGGCTAAATTTTGTCATGAATATCTTTATCAGCTAAAGAGGAAAGTCCCTAAGTGCCTATCTTTCAGATAATGTTCATTCGTTAGATGtatttcagtaaaatatttaataatctaCCAACAAGGTTGAAAATATTCTTACTCCCtggttattgtaattgtatgtaaataataatgaaacgcGTCAGTAATtccaacaataaataaaaatatgtaacgcGAGAGCCAGCGGCCGCCGGCGCCGTTTTGGCCGCACGATATTCCCCGATGGTCCCCGACGCCTTCCAAAGGAAATACACGCGCGAGACATGCAGAAAAACAAAGGATGTCCGCGAAATTTTCTCTTCGATGGCGTGCGTCTGAGCTTTAATAACTATAAGTGACTAGCTGGCCCAGCAAACCACGTATCgcttcaaacattattttctcaccttttgaACCTTCCCTGAACTTACACAAAcaattcaagactaaaatttgccaaatcggtgcagccattctcgagttttagcgagactaacgaacagtaattgaaattttaatgaattgaattaattgagaaacctcttatgactttatttaaacgacatatttgttatcatcttagTTAATCGAATCAAGTTATTCGAAAATTGAATGACATAGGCCCAGTAGATTAGCCTAAAAgcgcattattctctttgagctaatttgaacgctctttttaatacctaattaatttaattatttatttttatttaaaaatattttttttttaattttcggtttttgttgaaatatttagttgtattatgcttctgtgttACACtcgtagtttcatttaagtcacaTGAGTGATCTCCGTACTGTAtttatagattatatttttcCCAAACTGTTTTGTgaacaaattgaatgattacGAATTTTGcaagtatttatttctatcGTCGTTGCTATTACGCTAATGTTATGATCGTTTTATAAGTTAATTGTTCTTAAACCCTAATAGACCAGTTTCCTAGTAGGTtaaatttaatagttttttcgaaacgtcctaaactatattttctatgaacagATTATTACATCAAGTAGCAAacatatttctagaaaatttgcTAGATAAATTCGAAAATTATTGATCTTTCTGACGATTTAATTCCGCCGCTTGTATTTGGCCGTTGTTTCATAAAATTACGCGGTTGGACCCAGACGCAGTTCCGCTCTGGTGCAGCCGCGTCCTGTGGCCAAAGACGTAAAGTACATAGAACTAATTCCACATTTGTTTCCAGGGAAATGCATCAAATCAAGAATAACCCCATAAGTGAACGTGAACAGATGATCAACGAAGCGATGGTGCGACAAAATAAACATGTGTTTTTCGCTGACCGATTGCAAGAGTGCGTTCACGAACACGTTACATATACACGCAAAGGCAAACAGCAGCCTTTACAAGCTCCTAGACTTTTTGTTATATATGACAACGTAGAAGCCAGTGAGCCAGGGGACACTTCCGATTACAGCGCAGTTCTTGATGCACCTTTCTACAAGTTACGAATTGAGGATGGAATGGACCCAGGTATggaaattgtatattattactgAACCAAATCATTACATCTAtacctttaatattataacttaattaaGTACAGTAGTAGGTTGgtatagttaataataaataaatattatttttaattaaaagttaaaattattccTCGTTAAAGAACTAGAAGTACtgtatattatgataaaacaattaaacaatactgatttacattttgttgatttaatgttttttgtttttaggatATATTAAATTGAAGAAATTAGAAGTTCTCGAGAGTACTCTACCCAAAGAAAatgatgttattaatattaataaagaagAATCGGATGATAGCATTTATACCGATTCTGCAAAAGAATCCAATTATTCCGATGAATTTCCATATAGTGCTAGTAAAGGCGaggatttattaaaagaaattagaCCTAAAATGGAGAACACAGAGATGCCCTTGTCtactaaacttaaaataacaaacatcaaAAATCACACTAGAGGTGAAGGTAGGAGATACAGTGGGCCGATAAAGCAGTACAGCGTTCAAGTAACAAAGAGTAATATTTCTAACATTCGACACCGAACTATAGAAGATTCTGTACCCGAAGAAGACGATACGTAcgatacaaataaaaactttgcAATAGATGACAGCTATAAAGTTTCAATATCTGCCCAAAAGACAAGCTTAATAAATCAGAGAAGGTTGAGTGGGCCAACTATGAACATAAAAAGACGCCCAAAATCCGAAATACGTTCAACTGTTTCAGAAGGCAA
This window of the Spodoptera frugiperda isolate SF20-4 chromosome 23, AGI-APGP_CSIRO_Sfru_2.0, whole genome shotgun sequence genome carries:
- the LOC118267041 gene encoding uncharacterized protein LOC118267041 encodes the protein MESSGDKAISWPEEDVVESTSDPNLTVSMITEELPALTVTTIVGMTVVMLIAILAVFLLGVLIDCRQQRLLEKKMGEAKRMKASRRVNTTVEEDDASIANNMEESGMSEPPAEVLRHIP